In Oscillatoria salina IIICB1, the sequence GCCGAATTATGGGAAAAGCAAGACTACGACAAGCCTAACAAATTCAAACCATTAGGCAGAACCGAACACATTGTTTTTCAATTCGTTCGCGACTACGACAACCACATCGACACCGTTAATTATCCAATTTGGGACGAATGGAAAAGTCGCCTCGAACCAATTTTAGCCGCAGCAGTAGAACCCTATGGTTACGAAAACGCTGAATTTTGCCGAATCATGTTCGCAAAACTGCCAGCCCATTCTAAAATTGCCTTACATATTGACCCCTACAAATCCTCAAATTACACCCACAAAATTCAC encodes:
- a CDS encoding aspartyl/asparaginyl beta-hydroxylase domain-containing protein, with translation MNQVLPKTQKDQASPKKAKTVRELGQIDISGIREDVLNLPAELWEKQDYDKPNKFKPLGRTEHIVFQFVRDYDNHIDTVNYPIWDEWKSRLEPILAAAVEPYGYENAEFCRIMFAKLPAHSKIALHIDPYKSSNYTHKIHIPIVTNPDVEFIVGHKRYHFAEGYAYEVNNKDIHGGVNAGDSDRIHLIFEYYEK